The DNA segment GCGGCTACGCGAAGACGTTCCTGCGGCAGCTGGAGGAGACGCTTGGCCTCGCGGTGGAGCGCAAGGTCCGCATCGTGGCGAACGCCGGTGGCCTCAACCCGCAGGGGCTCGCGAACGACCTGCGCGCGCTCGCCGCGAAGCTGGGGTTGACCGTCAACATCGCGCACGTCGAAGGCGATGACCTCGTTGGACGCGCGGACGAGCTTGGCTTCGAGCAGCCCCTCACGGCGAACGCGTACCTCGGGGGCTGGGGCATCGCGGCGTGTCTGGACGCGGGCGCGGACATCGTCGTCACGGGACGCGTGACGGACGCTTCGCTCGTCGTCGGCCCCGCGGCCTCCCACTTCGGCTGGAAGCGCGACGACTGGGACCGCCTCGCGGGCGCGATGGTCGCGGGCCACGTCCTGGAGTGCGGCGCCCAGGCGACCGGCGGCAACTTCGCGCGCTTCAGTGAAATCGACGTGCGCCGGCCCGGCTTCCCGCTGGCGGAGGTCTTCGCCGACGGCTCGAGCATCATCACGAAGCATCCGGGCACCGGGGGCGCGGTCACCGTGGACACGGTGAAGGCCCAGCTCGTCTATGAAATCGGCGGGGCGCGCTATGCCGGCCCTGACGCCACCGCGCGCTTCGACACCATCGTGATCGCCGAGGACGGCACCGACCGGGTGCGCCTGTCGGGCGTGCGCGGCGAGCCGCCCCCTCCGGATGTGAAGGTGTGCCTGAACCGGCTCGGCGGCTTCCGCAACGACGCCCAGTTCGTGCTGGTGGGGCTGGACATCGAGGAGAAGGCCGCGCTGGTGCGGACGCAGCTCAACGCGACGCTCAAGCCCCGGCCCGCCGAGGTCCTCTACACGCTCGCGCGCACCGACCATGCCGACGCTCCGAGCGAGGAGCAGGCGTCCGCGACCCTGCGGGTCACCGTGAAGGACGCCGACCCGAAGGTCGCTGGCCGCTCCTTCAACGGCGCGGTGGTGGAGCTCGCGCTGTCCAGCTACCCCGGCTTCTTCCTGCCGGCGATGCCCGGTGACGCTTCGCCCTTCGGGGTCTACACGGCCGGCTACGTGGACGCGCGGAAGGTGCCGCACGTCGCGGTGCTGCCGGACGGGCGGCGCATCGACGTGCTGCCTCCGGAGGAGACCCGGGGGCTCGAAGCCGTGTCCGCGCCGTCGCTGCCCGCGCCGCTGTCGGCGGGCCCCACCCGGCGCTTGCCGCTCGGTCAGGTGGCCCTGGCCCGCAGCGGGGACAAGGGCGGGGACGCGAACATCGGCGTCTGGGTCCGCACCGACGAGGCCTGGCGCTGGCTCGTGCACACCCTCACGGAGGAGCAGCTGCGCACGCTGCTTCCGGAGACGCAGTCGCTGAAGGTCCAGCGCCACGTGCTCCCGAACCTGCGCGCCCTGAACTTCGTCATCGAGGGACTGCTTGGCGAGGGCGTCTCGTCCGCCACCCGCTTCGACCAGCAGGCCAAGGCGCTGGGTGAGTGGCTGCGCTCGCGCCACGTCGACGTCCCGGAATCGCTTCTCTAGCGCCTTCGCCCACCGAGGAAGCCATGCAGCAGACCCAGGAACACCGCGCCATCCGCCAGACCGTCCGCAAGTTCGTGGAACAGGAGCTGAACCCGCACGTCGACGCCTGGGAGGCCGCGGAGATCTTCCCGGCCCGGGAGGTGTTCCGGAAGCTGGGCGAGCTCGGGCTGCTCGGCATCACCAAGCCCACGGAGTTCGGCGGACTGGGACTGGATGCTTCGTTCTCCGTCGCCTTCGCGGAGGAGCTGGGCCACTGCACCTGCGGCGCGCTGCCCATGGCCATTGGCGTCGTGACGGACATGGCGACGCCGGCGCTCGCCCGCTTCGGCGGTGATGAACTCCGGCGTGAGTTCCTGGCGCCCACGCTCACCGGCGAGCGCGTCTGCTCCATCGCGGTGAGCGAGCCGGGCGCCGGCTCCGACGTGGCGAGCGTGACGACCACGGCGCGCCGCGACGGCGACGACTACGTCATCGACGGCAGCAAGATGTGGATCACCAACGGCATGCAGGCGGACTGGATCTGCCTGCTCGCCAACACGGGTGAGGGGCCGGCGCACGCGAACAAGTCGCTCATCATCGTGCCCATGGACCGTCCCGGCATCACGCGGTCGAAGATCCGCAAGCTCGGCATGTGGGCGTCGGACACGGCGCAGCTCTTCTTCGACGGCGTGCGCGTCCCCGCGCGCTTCCGCATCGGAGACGAGGGGCGCGGCTTCGCCATGCAGATGCAGCAGTTCCAGGAGGAGCGGCTGTTCGTGTCGGCGAGCACGCTCGTCACCTTCGACCGGCTCATCGCGCAGACGGCCGAGTACACGCGGCAGCGCAAGGCCTTCGGCCAGTCCATCCTCGACAACCAGAGCGTGCACTTCCGGCTCGCGGAACTGCAGACGGAGGTCGAGGCGCTCCGGGCGCTCATCTACCGGACCGTCGGCATGTACATCGAGAACAAGGACGACCCGGAGGTCGTGAAGCTGGCCTCGATGTGCAAGCTCAAGTCGGGCCGGCTGGCCCGCGAGCTCGTCGACGGCTGCCTCCAGTACTGGGGCGGCATGGGCTTCACCTGGGACAACCCCGTCGCCCGCGCCTACCGCGACCTGCGCCTGGGCTCCATCGGTGGCGGCGCCGACGAGGTGATGCTCGGAATCATCAGCAAGGCCATGGGCACGCTGCCCCGCAAGGCCCGCTAGGAGAACACGATGGGATACCGTTCAGTCTTCGCTCCGGATGCGTTCGCGGGCCGTACCATCATCGTCACCGGCGCTGGCAGCGGCATCGGCCGGTGCACCGCGCATGAGCTCGCGTCGCTCGGCGCGCACGTCGTCCTCGTGGGCCGCAAGCAGGAGAAGCTCGCGAAGGTCGCCGCGGAGCTGGCCGCGGAGGGCCATGCGTCCACGCAGCACGCCGTGGACATCCGCGACGAGGCGGCGGTGACCGCCATGGTCGCCGCCGTCGTCCAGGAGCGCGGCCGCATCCACGGGCTCGTGAACAACGCGGGCGGGCAGTTCCCGTCGCCGCTGTCGGCCATCTCCAAGAAGGGCTTCGAGGCGGTCGTCGCGACGAACCTCACCGGCGGCTTCCTGGTCGCGCGCGAGGTGTTCAACCAGTCCATGACCGACCACGGCGGCGCCATCGTGAACATGCTCGCGGATGCCTGGAACGGCATGCCGGGCATGGGGCACTCGGGCGCGGCCCGCGCCGGCATGTTCAACCTGACGCAGACGGCCGCCGTCGAATGGGCCTTCGCCGGGGTCCGCGTGAACGCCGTCGCGCCGGGCTGGGTCGCCTCCAGCGGCCTGGACACCTACGAGGACCCCTTCGTCCGCGAGATGATCCCCATGCTGCGCAAGCAGGTGCCGCTGCACCGGCTGGCCACGGAGGCGGAGGTCAGCGGCGCCATCGTCTTCCTGCTCTCCGACGTGGCGGCGTTCATCAGCGGCGAGGTCATCCGCATCGACGGAGCGGCGTCCTGCAACACGAAGGCGTTCCCGCTGTCGGAGCACTCGAACTCGAAGCCGTACGAAGGGTTCCACCTGGCCAAGGGCCCCGCCATCCTCGACGGCCCGAAGGAGAAGTGACGTGCCCGCGCTCATCTCCCAAGTCGAACCCACCTCCGCCGCCTTCACCACGCAGCGCAAGGAGATGCTCGCCCGCGTCGCGGAGCTGCGCGCCATCGAGCAGAAGTCGCGCGACACCGAGCTGCTGGCCCGCGAGAAGTTCAAGCAGCGTGGACAGCTCCTGCCGCGTGAGCGCCTGGCGCTGCTGCTCGACCGGGGCTCGCCCTTCCTGGAGCTCTCCACGCTCTGCGGCTACAAGCACCACGACGACAGCGACGGCTCGCTGGCCGGTGGCAATACGCTCATCGGCATCGGCTTCGTGTCCGGGGTGCGCTGTCTGGTGTTCGTCAGCAACTCCGCCGTGAAGGGCGGCACCGCGACGCCGTGGGGCGTCCAGAAGGCCCTGCGCGCGCAGGAGATTGCCCTGGAGAACCGGCTGCCCGTCGTGTCGCTCGTGGAGAGCGGCGGCGCGAACCTGCTCTACCAGCAGGAGATCTTCATCCCGGGCGGAGAGACCTTCTACAACCAGGCGAAGCTGTCCGCGGCGGGCATCCCCCAGGTCACCGTCGTCCACGGCTCGAGCACGGCGGGCGGCGCGTACATCCCGGGCCTGTCCGACCACGTCGTGATGGTGCGCGGCAAGGCGAAGGTGTTCCTCGCGGGCCCGCCGCTGCTGCTCGCGGCCACGGGCGAGGTCGCCACGGATGAAGACCTGGGCGGCGCGGAGATGCACACCACCGTGGCCGGCACCTCGGACCACCTCGCCGAGGACGACGCCGACGGCATCCGCATCGCGCGGGAGATCGTCGCCTCGCTCGGGTGGAACGACGCGCTGCCTCGGCCCGCGCGCCCCGGCTTCGAGCCGCCGCGCTACGCGGTGGAGGAGCTGTGCGGCGTCGTGCCCATCGACCACCGCAAGCCCTACGACTGCCGCGAGGTGATTGCCCGGCTGGTGGATGGCTCGGACTTCTCGCCGTTCAAGGACGAGTACGACGCGCTCACCGTCTGCGGCTGGGCGCGCATCGAGGGCCGGGCGGTGGGCATCATCGGCAACAACGGGCCCATCACGGCGAAGGGCGCGACGAAGGCGGGGCAGTTCATCCAGCTCTGCTGCCAGGCGCGGACGCCCATCGTCTACCTGCAGAACACCACCGGCTACATGGTGGGCACCCAGTCGGAGCAGGGCGGCATCGTGAAGCACGGCGCGAAGATGCTTCAGGCCGTGGCCAACGCGACCGTGCCGCAGATGACCCTCCTCCTGG comes from the Corallococcus macrosporus genome and includes:
- a CDS encoding acyclic terpene utilization AtuA family protein; this translates as MDGRALRIGNASGFYGDRFSAFREMLEGGPLDVLTGDYLAELTMLILGRDRLKNPDGGYAKTFLRQLEETLGLAVERKVRIVANAGGLNPQGLANDLRALAAKLGLTVNIAHVEGDDLVGRADELGFEQPLTANAYLGGWGIAACLDAGADIVVTGRVTDASLVVGPAASHFGWKRDDWDRLAGAMVAGHVLECGAQATGGNFARFSEIDVRRPGFPLAEVFADGSSIITKHPGTGGAVTVDTVKAQLVYEIGGARYAGPDATARFDTIVIAEDGTDRVRLSGVRGEPPPPDVKVCLNRLGGFRNDAQFVLVGLDIEEKAALVRTQLNATLKPRPAEVLYTLARTDHADAPSEEQASATLRVTVKDADPKVAGRSFNGAVVELALSSYPGFFLPAMPGDASPFGVYTAGYVDARKVPHVAVLPDGRRIDVLPPEETRGLEAVSAPSLPAPLSAGPTRRLPLGQVALARSGDKGGDANIGVWVRTDEAWRWLVHTLTEEQLRTLLPETQSLKVQRHVLPNLRALNFVIEGLLGEGVSSATRFDQQAKALGEWLRSRHVDVPESLL
- a CDS encoding acyl-CoA dehydrogenase family protein is translated as MQQTQEHRAIRQTVRKFVEQELNPHVDAWEAAEIFPAREVFRKLGELGLLGITKPTEFGGLGLDASFSVAFAEELGHCTCGALPMAIGVVTDMATPALARFGGDELRREFLAPTLTGERVCSIAVSEPGAGSDVASVTTTARRDGDDYVIDGSKMWITNGMQADWICLLANTGEGPAHANKSLIIVPMDRPGITRSKIRKLGMWASDTAQLFFDGVRVPARFRIGDEGRGFAMQMQQFQEERLFVSASTLVTFDRLIAQTAEYTRQRKAFGQSILDNQSVHFRLAELQTEVEALRALIYRTVGMYIENKDDPEVVKLASMCKLKSGRLARELVDGCLQYWGGMGFTWDNPVARAYRDLRLGSIGGGADEVMLGIISKAMGTLPRKAR
- a CDS encoding SDR family oxidoreductase gives rise to the protein MGYRSVFAPDAFAGRTIIVTGAGSGIGRCTAHELASLGAHVVLVGRKQEKLAKVAAELAAEGHASTQHAVDIRDEAAVTAMVAAVVQERGRIHGLVNNAGGQFPSPLSAISKKGFEAVVATNLTGGFLVAREVFNQSMTDHGGAIVNMLADAWNGMPGMGHSGAARAGMFNLTQTAAVEWAFAGVRVNAVAPGWVASSGLDTYEDPFVREMIPMLRKQVPLHRLATEAEVSGAIVFLLSDVAAFISGEVIRIDGAASCNTKAFPLSEHSNSKPYEGFHLAKGPAILDGPKEK
- a CDS encoding carboxyl transferase domain-containing protein; translated protein: MPALISQVEPTSAAFTTQRKEMLARVAELRAIEQKSRDTELLAREKFKQRGQLLPRERLALLLDRGSPFLELSTLCGYKHHDDSDGSLAGGNTLIGIGFVSGVRCLVFVSNSAVKGGTATPWGVQKALRAQEIALENRLPVVSLVESGGANLLYQQEIFIPGGETFYNQAKLSAAGIPQVTVVHGSSTAGGAYIPGLSDHVVMVRGKAKVFLAGPPLLLAATGEVATDEDLGGAEMHTTVAGTSDHLAEDDADGIRIAREIVASLGWNDALPRPARPGFEPPRYAVEELCGVVPIDHRKPYDCREVIARLVDGSDFSPFKDEYDALTVCGWARIEGRAVGIIGNNGPITAKGATKAGQFIQLCCQARTPIVYLQNTTGYMVGTQSEQGGIVKHGAKMLQAVANATVPQMTLLLGGAFGAGNYGMCGRAFHPRFIFAWPNARTAVMGGEQAAKVLTIVATEKARRAGLPPDQEFLDGMAKPLIEQFDQESDAFHCSARLFDDGVIDPRDTRRVLGFILATCDEASRRTLAPNSFGVARL